A single region of the Triticum dicoccoides isolate Atlit2015 ecotype Zavitan chromosome 2B, WEW_v2.0, whole genome shotgun sequence genome encodes:
- the LOC119366504 gene encoding uncharacterized protein LOC119366504, with translation MTNMTRSKKVTDGLIAGSSSRGKRTKASPCQQDCVPGASTYANGHAKAEASPCQQGGTSQTEECSEPNLPEDIWHHIHSLMPLKDAARAACLSRSFLSSWRCHSILILNREAFGLDVCADHKETTRTFRSKIDHILGNHSGTGVRILKLRLVSNDKAKNRDYIDKWLHKAVKPGIEELTLTMPMSNKRKYEFPCTLISNGLGNSLQCLYLSDCSFHPMAGHCGLSSLTKLELLMVGIMGDELSCLVSSSAALEQVLLRDCSKVLLEDTLPS, from the exons ATGACAAATATGACAAGGAGCAAGAAAGTCACAG ATGGCTTGATTGCTGGTTCTTCATCAAGGGGTAAAAGAACAAAGGCCTCACCCTGCCAACAAGATTGTGTTCCAGGTGCATCAACTTATGCAAATGGTCATGCAAAGGCAGAGGCCTCACCCTGCCAACAAGGTGGTACCAGTCAAACAGAGGAGTGTTCAGAGCCAAATCTTCCAGAG GACATCTGGCATCATATACATTCCTTAATGCCATTGAAAGATGCTGCCAGAGCCGCCTGCCTGTCTCGGTCCTTTCTGTCTTCCTGGAGATGCCATTCGATCCTCATTTTGAACAGGGAAGCATTTGGGTTGGACGTATGTGCGGATCACAAGGAAACAACTAGAACTTTTAGAAGCAAAATTGACCACATTCTGGGAAACCACTCGGGTACTGGCGTGAGAATACTGAAACTTCGGTTAGTTTCAAATGACAAAGCGAAGAACCGTGATTATATCGACAAATGGCTTCATAAGGCTGTTAAACCAGGAATTGAAGAACTCACCCTTACTATGCCTATGAGCAACAAACGCAAATACGAGTTCCCGTGCACACTTATATCAAATGGGCTGGGAAACTCACTCCAGTGTCTTTACCTTTCCGATTGTTCCTTTCATCCTATGGCTGGGCACTGTGGCTTGAGTAGCCTGACAAAACTAGAGCTGTTAATGGTGGGTATCATGGGGGACGAGCTAAGCTGTCTTGTTTCCAGTTCTGCAGCTTTGGAGCAGGTTTTACTCAGGGATTGCAGTAAGGTACTGCTTGAGGATACCTTGCCATCTTGA